The DNA window CTTTGGTATGCAGAAAGCATCTTACCTTACCCAGTTGAGAATGCCTTCAGATAATTTTGATTTTAATGGTCCGAATGCAAAAGTGGATTCTGTTGTACTGGTAGTAAGACCACCGGCTAATACAGCAGACGATATTTATTATATTGCAGATTCAATCAAAGCACCTGGTGCTTATGATAGAAGTGATTTTCCGGTTGGTGCTGAAAAGGTAGCTGTTTCAATTGAGAAAAAGACATATCCTGTTCGTAAATATGGTAACTATAAGACCACTAAATCCATGAAAATAAATGTAGAGGAAGTGACTACATTCTTGGATGCTAACGCTGAAAACTTCCAACGTTCTAATGTAACTGTAAGTACTGGTGCATTATTGGGTTCAGGTGTTTTTGACGGGACTGTAAGTACTGTTTCGGTTACGAAGAAATCTGATAACAGCAATGTATTCACAGGGAACTTAGGGTTTAGAATTAATTTATCTAATACCAACTTTTTCCAGACTCAGATCATAGATAAAAAAGGGAAACCTGAACTTCAGGACGCTGCCAACTTCACAAGATATTTCAAAGGAATCAGAATTTCTGTAGAACCAACGGACGGATATCTTTTCCAGTTCTCACCGGATGATATGGAACTGATTATGTACTACAAATATGATAAAACGGATAATGGGGTAGTAACTCATCCACAGACCACTCTTAAGTTTAGTCTTGGAAGTCCTAACGCTCATATCGGACAATATGAATATAATAGAAATGGAGCCCCGGTTAAGGATGCTGTGTCAGGAAGTAACCCAACAAGCGGAGATCCAAAACTTTATGTTCAGGGAATGGGAGGTCCATCTATTGAAGTGAAAATTCCGGATGATGAAATTGAGAAACTTAAGAAGAAGTTTTTGGATGAGAAGATTGGTATCATAGGAGCGAAAATTAGATTGTATGTCGATCCTAGTAGCTCGTTTTATACAAATACAAAAGGTGTAGCGGCAGATCGCAGATTTACGCTTGTTCCTAAGGTGACTACAAAAGATAATAAGACAGACCTTACACAGTTTACATCTGATGCCCTTAATGGATTCAGTATTTATACTATCGGTAATAAGGATAATACTGACTATTATGATTTTACAATCACAAAAACGCTTAAGAATATTGTTGAAGGTAAGCAAGACACCAGTAATGATAATAAACCATTTGTCAACAATCCATTACGTATCAGCCAGGGATCGTTTGCGAGAAATAGCCAAGGTGCCGTTGTAGGAGCAAAATACACAACGAGAGCAATCGATATGAACAGAACTGTCTTAGTAGGAAGTGCTGGTAGTACGAATAATAAAAGAGTACAGCTAATCGTTACTTACGCGACAAAAAAATAAAACACAATAAACAACAACACTAGACAAAATAAATATGTGCGGAATAGTAGGATATACAGGTTTTCAGGATGCTTATGATATTGTAATCAATGGGCTTAGAAGACTAGAATACAGAGGATATGACAGTGCCGGAATTGTTTTGGAAGGTCCAAATAATAAATTGGAAGTAGAAAAAACAAAAGGTAAAGTTGATGATTTGGTGAATATTTCGAAAGATTTTAAAGGAAAATTCAACATTGGAATGGGGCATACACGTTGGGCTACTCACGGGGTGCCTAGTGATAGAAATTCCCATCCACATTTGTCAAATAATGGTAAAATAGCAATTGTACATAACGGGATCATTGAGAATTATGATACTATTAAAACAATGCTTACTGAAAAAGGATTTACTTTCAAATCAGAAACAGATACAGAAGTTTTGGTTAATCTGATCCAGTATTTTATGGATCTCAACCCTGAAATAGACTTCCCGACTGCAGTGAGATATGCATTGAATGAGGTATATGGAGCTTATGCAATCACGGTACTTCACGAAGACTATCCTGGAGTATTGGTTGTAGGAAGATTAGGTTCTCCTTTAGCAATCGGAATCGGTGATAAGGAGTACTTTATTGCGTCTGACGCTTCTCCTTTCGTAGAATTTACAAAAGAAGCCATCTATCTTGAAGAAGGACATATGGCAACCATTTCTCTTGAAAATGGAGTAGATATCAGAACAATTAACGATAATTCTAAAATTGAGCCTGAAATCCAAATGCTTAAATTAAGCCTGGAGCAGATTGAGAAAGGAGGATACGAGCATTTTATGCTTAAAGAAATCTTCGAACAGCCGAAGTCTATACACGATACAATGAGAGGTAGACTTCTTGTTGATGAGGGCGTTATCAAAATGGCTGGTATCTGGGATCATCTTGAAAGATTCAAGAATGCCAACAGAATTATCATTATTGCTTGTGGAACTTCATGGCATGCAGGTCTTATCGGAGAATATCTTATTGAGGAATATGCTAGAATTCCGGTTGAAGTAGAATATGCTTCGGAATTCAGATACAGAAATCCTATCATTACAGATAAAGACGTAGTGATTGCAATTTCTCAGTCAGGAGAAACCGCTGATACAATGGCTGCTCTAAAATTAGCAAAAGAAAAAGGTGCATTTATATATGGTATCTGTAATGTAGTGGATTCTTCCATTGCAAGAATTACAGATGCAGGTTCATACACCCATGCAGGTCCTGAAATCGGAGTAGCTTCTACAAAAGCTTTTACCGCTCAGCTTACGATTCTTACTTTGATCGCATTCAAGTTAGGAAAACATAACGGGAATTTAGGTAATGCCGAATTTATGAGCCTTATTGCTGAACTGGATGCTATTCCTAAGAGAGTTGAAGAGGTATTAAGCTCTACTCACGAGCAGATCCAGCAGATTGCAAAAGATTTTATCAGTACTACCAATTTCCTTTATTTAGGAAGAGGATACAATTATCCTGCTGCTTTAGAAGGAGCATTAAAATTAAAAGAAATTTCCTACATCCACGCAGAAGGATATCCGGCAGCAGAAATGAAGCACGGCCCTATTGCGTTAATAGACGAAAATATGCCG is part of the Chryseobacterium lactis genome and encodes:
- the glmS gene encoding glutamine--fructose-6-phosphate transaminase (isomerizing), whose product is MCGIVGYTGFQDAYDIVINGLRRLEYRGYDSAGIVLEGPNNKLEVEKTKGKVDDLVNISKDFKGKFNIGMGHTRWATHGVPSDRNSHPHLSNNGKIAIVHNGIIENYDTIKTMLTEKGFTFKSETDTEVLVNLIQYFMDLNPEIDFPTAVRYALNEVYGAYAITVLHEDYPGVLVVGRLGSPLAIGIGDKEYFIASDASPFVEFTKEAIYLEEGHMATISLENGVDIRTINDNSKIEPEIQMLKLSLEQIEKGGYEHFMLKEIFEQPKSIHDTMRGRLLVDEGVIKMAGIWDHLERFKNANRIIIIACGTSWHAGLIGEYLIEEYARIPVEVEYASEFRYRNPIITDKDVVIAISQSGETADTMAALKLAKEKGAFIYGICNVVDSSIARITDAGSYTHAGPEIGVASTKAFTAQLTILTLIAFKLGKHNGNLGNAEFMSLIAELDAIPKRVEEVLSSTHEQIQQIAKDFISTTNFLYLGRGYNYPAALEGALKLKEISYIHAEGYPAAEMKHGPIALIDENMPIVIIAPKKGHYDKIVSNVQEIKARKGKIIAVVNKGDRQVSEMADYVIEIPETSECFSPIVASVPLQLLAYYIAVYRGANVDQPRNLAKSVTVE
- a CDS encoding DUF4270 family protein, which codes for MTHTLKRTFAMLLLAIFASTILYNCEPDADALGQQLFDKDAAQGNELPIDVIAYNIDNNDSIRSDASRLFSAVNASNGLVSVGVLGAFNESNFGMQKASYLTQLRMPSDNFDFNGPNAKVDSVVLVVRPPANTADDIYYIADSIKAPGAYDRSDFPVGAEKVAVSIEKKTYPVRKYGNYKTTKSMKINVEEVTTFLDANAENFQRSNVTVSTGALLGSGVFDGTVSTVSVTKKSDNSNVFTGNLGFRINLSNTNFFQTQIIDKKGKPELQDAANFTRYFKGIRISVEPTDGYLFQFSPDDMELIMYYKYDKTDNGVVTHPQTTLKFSLGSPNAHIGQYEYNRNGAPVKDAVSGSNPTSGDPKLYVQGMGGPSIEVKIPDDEIEKLKKKFLDEKIGIIGAKIRLYVDPSSSFYTNTKGVAADRRFTLVPKVTTKDNKTDLTQFTSDALNGFSIYTIGNKDNTDYYDFTITKTLKNIVEGKQDTSNDNKPFVNNPLRISQGSFARNSQGAVVGAKYTTRAIDMNRTVLVGSAGSTNNKRVQLIVTYATKK